ACCATTTCTACTCCTTCTGGTAAGTTTACTGCTCCTGTTATATCTGTTGTTCTGAAGTAGAATTGTGGTCTATATCCTGTAAAGAATGGAGTATGTCTTCCTCCTTCTTCTTTTGTTAATACGTAGATTTCTCCTTTAAATTCTGTATGTGGAGTGATTGTTCCTGGTTTTGCTAATACTTGTCCTCTTTCTACTTCTTCTTTCTTAGTTCCTCTTAATAATGCTCCTATGTTATCTCCTGCTTCTCCTTGATCAAGAAGTTTTCTGAACATTTCTACTCCAGTTACTGTTGTTTTTGCTGTTGGTTTGATTCCGATTATTTCTACTTCTTCTCCAACTTTGATGATTCCTCTTTCTACTCTTCCTGTTACAACTGTTCCTCTTCCTGTTATTGTGAATACGTCTTCGATTGGCATTAAGAATGGTTTGTCTATTGTTCTTTCTGGCGCTGGAATGTAGCTATCTACTGCATCCATTAATGCCATTATTTGGTCTACCCATTTTTGTTCTCCGTTTAATGCTCCTAATGATGATCCAACTATTACTGGTACTTCATCTCCTGGGAATCCATATTCAGTTAATAATTCTCTTACTTCCATTTCTACTAATTCTAATAATTCTTCGTCGTCAACCATATCTGCTTTATTTAAGTATACTACAAT
The Fusobacterium sp. FSA-380-WT-3A genome window above contains:
- the tuf gene encoding elongation factor Tu; protein product: MITGAAQMDGAILVVSAADGPMPQTREHILLSRQVGVPYIVVYLNKADMVDDEELLELVEMEVRELLTEYGFPGDEVPVIVGSSLGALNGEQKWVDQIMALMDAVDSYIPAPERTIDKPFLMPIEDVFTITGRGTVVTGRVERGIIKVGEEVEIIGIKPTAKTTVTGVEMFRKLLDQGEAGDNIGALLRGTKKEEVERGQVLAKPGTITPHTEFKGEIYVLTKEEGGRHTPFFTGYRPQFYFRTTDITGAVNLPEGVEMVMPGDNITVTVNLIHPIAMEPGLRFAIREGGRTVASGVVSEIIK